A genomic stretch from Sphaerodactylus townsendi isolate TG3544 linkage group LG15, MPM_Stown_v2.3, whole genome shotgun sequence includes:
- the ALDOA gene encoding LOW QUALITY PROTEIN: fructose-bisphosphate aldolase A (The sequence of the model RefSeq protein was modified relative to this genomic sequence to represent the inferred CDS: deleted 1 base in 1 codon) yields MPHEYPALTPEQKKELSDNAHRIVAAGKGILAADESTGSIAKRLSSIGTENTEENRRYYRQLLFTADDRVNPCIGGVILFHETMYQKADDGRQFTKVIKDKGAVVGIKVDKGVVPLAGTNGETTTQGLDGLSEQPCASRYRMKRRPGLSFAQGGLAIVLKITPTTPSRLAIMENANVLARYASICQQNGIVPIVEPEILPDGDHDLKRCQYVTEKVLAAVYKALSDHHVYLEGTLLKPNMVTAGHACTKKYSAEEIAMATVTALRRTVPPAVTGITFLSGGQSEEEASINLNAINKCPLHKPWALTFSYGRALQASALKAWSGKKENTKNAQEEYIKRALANSLAAQGKYVSSGQAGAAASESLFVSNHAY; encoded by the exons ATGCCTCACGAATACCCAGCCCTGACCCCCGAGCAGAAGAAGGAGCTGTCGGACAATGCCCATCGCATCGTGGCAGCTGGCAAAGGCATCCTTGCTGCAGATGAATCCACCG GCAGCATCGCCAAGCGCCTGAGCTCCATCGGCACGGAGAACACCGAAGAGAACCGCCGCTACTACCGGCAGCTGCTCTTCACGGCCGACGACCGCGTCAACCCATGCATCGGCGGTGTTATCCTCTTCCACGAGACCATGTACCAGAAGGCCGACGACGGCCGCCAGTTCACCAAGGTCATTAAGGACAAGGGCGCCGTGGTTGGCATCAAG gTTGACAAAGGTGTTGTGCCCCTTGCTGGAACTAATGGAGAGACCACTACCCAGG gcctggATGGTTTGTCTGAACAGCCATGCGCTTCCAGGTACAGAATGAAGCGACGGCCAGGCCTGAGCTTTGCCCAAGGCGGCCTA GCGATCGTCTTGAAAATCACCCCGACCACCCCGTCCCGTCTGGCCATCATGGAGAACGCCAATGTCCTTGCTCGCTATGCCAGCATCTGCCAGCAG AACGGGATTGTTCCTATTGTGGAGCCGGAAATCCTACCTGACGGTGACCATGATCTCAAACGCTGCCAGTATGTGACAGAGAAG GTTCTGGCTGCTGTGTACAAGGCCCTGAGTGACCACCATGTTTACCTGGAGGGAACTCTGCTCAAGCCAAACATGGTGACAGCGGGTCATGCTTGCACCAAGAAATACTCCGCTGAGGAGATCGCCATGGCAACTGTGACTGCTCTGCGCCGCACTGTCCCACCAGCTGTGACTG GCATCACTTTCCTGTCTGGTGGCCAGAGCGAGGAGGAGGCCTCCATCAACCTGAACGCCATCAACAAGTGCCCCCTACACAAGCCATGGGCCTTGACCTTCTCTTACGGCCGTGCCctgcaggcttctgccctcaAGGCCTGGAGTGGAAAGAAAGAGAACACCAAAAATGCCCAAGAGGAGTACATCAAGCGTGCTTTG GCCAACAGCCTTGCTGCCCAGGGCAAATATGTTTCATCTGGCCAAGCTGGGGCTGCAGCCAGCGAGTCCCTCTTTGTTTCCAACCACGCTTATTAA